One stretch of Balneola sp. MJW-20 DNA includes these proteins:
- a CDS encoding amino acid adenylation domain-containing protein encodes MTTEELLQNLADSGIVLEAENDKLKINAPKGILDSERINEIKSRKDEILLFLDSEDSEVYQNGDNQRKVNDPAPLTFMQKSVWFLEKYLGRNTSNNLSATYIISGDLDKDIFRKSLQYVYKRQEALRIIIRKDGNTVQQVLGDEIDLNLEEKDLTTVKEPYRIFESTCLNALNTYMDPEKGPLFRGLLYDLEENVKGFFVNAHHLIFDEYSFNILLTELMDTYNALLKGEEPELPELTITYSEYARELQSEQHTESVNEHIDFWKEELKDMPVQSEFPTDRPRPAKPDFSYDVHEFLIPENEVVRLRELADGEGLSLNAVLMALYAVLVYRYSGEDDLILGTPVSLRNSEDLEPLIGMFQNILPVRYQVSAGINLREFLKYSDQLLHKCLKHSEAPFGFPDSNGINNLYPFIQHGLVYYPAYESENSFGDIKVAEKMVESAISMFDLFWILKEREGDIAVQIEFSKDLFDTDTIIRLGNNFCTLMNDAALNPDKDLSDLEVISEQEKGQLDQWNSTQFDYGVNRSYQRWINDLVNEYPDSTALVFEDGSYTFSELNEKVEKVAAYLHQGGIKTNDIVGIYADRNEYMMIGILGILQAGAAYLPLDPNYPADRKKFMVADSGCSLIITEEKYRNRMSDHDTDHLYLDTDWEKIQDTKFEYTLTETGEDDLAYIIYTSGSTGTPKGVMVTYGNLIAYSVSVIDFYELNSNDTGLQFGTMNFDVFIEEIFPPLLAGGKIVLRDESCALGGTPFWSFVEKHQITYLTLPTAFWHTLCTQISKDHVAKSNSLRILIFGGEDMSANMLEKWQAYFGNRIRLLNVYGPSETTVTVTAFECQDFDTSKGKVPIGKPFNNVKCYVLDENKCQCPIGVVGELYIEGPFVAKGYLNRDKLTRERFCEHSFPGKEKTVLYKSGDIVKYLPDGNILFVGRNDNQVKIRGFRIELGEIESVLMRYEEIREAVVIVREDVHRDKKIAAYVVPEGNDLDVLNLKASLRNDLAAHMIPSAIVVMNELPLTNNGKINRKILPVPERKDMTENSEIISPESDLQEDLASIWKDILSVSPISINDNFFEIGGDSLLAVQLIDRIRSKMEIELPLAVLFIAPTIRKLAGVIEADYDERKITSGEPLVPINVKGDEIPFFCIHGHLGNVLNFVTLSRVLGENQPFYGLQAIGIEGTEKPKTDIVEIASRFLEEIKTVQPEGPYMIGGYCFGSLIAIELSNQLRQQGDEISELIFLDPQPDLYPGLLSEKFINKFKDFHRGQYRELHKINIASQSIFKSASYLLDKVRNRITKWWINSSLIFFDFISRKIGWPIPGIYRNVEFTNNLALKKYVLNEPWDGDLHLILSKPAYLNYQIDPASDWKALATGEVKKYYIHDTASVAGGDMFKIPYVFETGEHIHRCLNRQE; translated from the coding sequence ATGACCACTGAAGAGCTGCTCCAAAATCTGGCTGATAGTGGAATTGTCTTAGAAGCTGAAAATGATAAACTGAAGATAAACGCACCTAAAGGAATCCTGGATAGTGAAAGAATTAATGAGATAAAATCGAGAAAAGATGAAATACTTCTTTTTCTCGACTCAGAGGATTCAGAAGTTTATCAAAATGGTGATAACCAGAGGAAGGTCAACGACCCTGCCCCCTTAACCTTTATGCAGAAATCCGTTTGGTTTCTGGAAAAATACCTGGGCAGAAACACTTCAAATAATCTGAGTGCCACTTATATCATTAGCGGAGATCTTGATAAAGATATTTTCCGCAAGAGTTTACAATATGTATACAAAAGACAGGAAGCACTCAGAATTATCATCAGGAAGGATGGAAATACAGTTCAGCAGGTTCTGGGTGATGAAATTGATTTGAACCTGGAAGAAAAAGACCTGACTACTGTAAAAGAGCCTTACAGAATATTTGAAAGCACGTGTCTTAATGCCCTAAATACGTACATGGATCCTGAAAAAGGTCCTCTTTTCAGGGGTTTGCTCTACGATCTTGAGGAAAATGTAAAAGGCTTTTTTGTGAACGCTCATCATCTGATTTTCGATGAATATTCGTTCAATATTCTTCTGACTGAATTGATGGACACCTATAACGCACTGTTAAAGGGCGAAGAACCTGAGTTGCCGGAATTAACCATTACCTATTCGGAATATGCAAGAGAATTGCAGTCTGAGCAGCATACGGAATCGGTTAATGAGCATATAGATTTCTGGAAAGAAGAGTTAAAAGATATGCCGGTGCAATCCGAGTTCCCAACCGACCGACCTCGCCCGGCTAAACCGGACTTTTCTTATGATGTGCATGAATTTCTGATTCCGGAAAATGAAGTAGTCAGACTGCGTGAACTGGCTGATGGTGAAGGGCTCAGCCTTAACGCGGTATTAATGGCACTTTATGCGGTGTTAGTATATCGGTACAGCGGTGAGGATGATCTGATATTGGGCACTCCGGTCTCACTACGAAACAGTGAAGATTTAGAGCCATTAATCGGGATGTTTCAAAATATTTTACCGGTCAGATATCAGGTATCAGCCGGGATAAATTTACGAGAGTTTTTAAAATATTCTGACCAACTACTACATAAATGTTTAAAGCATTCTGAAGCTCCTTTTGGATTTCCTGATAGCAACGGAATAAATAACCTTTACCCGTTTATCCAGCATGGGCTGGTTTATTACCCGGCATATGAAAGTGAAAATTCCTTTGGGGATATAAAGGTGGCGGAAAAGATGGTGGAATCTGCGATCTCAATGTTTGATCTGTTCTGGATTCTAAAGGAGAGAGAAGGGGATATCGCAGTCCAGATTGAGTTCAGTAAGGATCTGTTTGATACTGATACGATTATTCGTCTTGGTAATAATTTCTGTACTCTGATGAATGATGCTGCCTTAAACCCTGATAAGGACCTGTCTGACCTGGAAGTTATCTCAGAGCAGGAAAAAGGACAGTTGGATCAATGGAATTCGACTCAGTTCGACTATGGAGTGAATCGTAGTTACCAGCGCTGGATAAATGATTTAGTTAATGAATATCCCGATTCAACAGCACTGGTATTTGAAGATGGTTCGTACACCTTTTCAGAACTCAATGAAAAAGTAGAAAAAGTTGCCGCCTATCTGCATCAAGGAGGCATAAAAACGAATGATATTGTCGGTATTTATGCGGATCGGAATGAATATATGATGATCGGCATATTGGGAATACTACAGGCAGGTGCTGCATATTTACCTCTTGATCCAAATTATCCCGCTGACCGGAAAAAATTCATGGTAGCCGATTCAGGGTGTTCACTTATAATTACGGAAGAAAAGTACCGGAATCGTATGTCAGACCATGATACAGATCATCTTTATCTGGACACGGACTGGGAAAAAATTCAGGATACAAAGTTTGAATATACACTAACGGAAACCGGAGAGGATGACCTCGCATATATTATATATACATCAGGTTCGACGGGTACTCCAAAAGGCGTAATGGTTACTTACGGCAACCTCATTGCTTATTCTGTTTCAGTAATTGACTTCTATGAACTCAACTCAAATGATACAGGATTGCAATTTGGGACCATGAATTTTGATGTATTTATAGAAGAGATATTTCCCCCGCTTCTTGCAGGGGGAAAGATTGTTCTAAGGGACGAATCATGTGCACTTGGGGGAACCCCGTTCTGGAGCTTCGTTGAAAAGCATCAAATTACTTATCTGACGCTGCCAACTGCTTTTTGGCATACATTATGTACTCAGATCTCGAAAGATCATGTAGCAAAAAGCAATTCACTAAGGATACTGATCTTTGGAGGCGAGGACATGTCTGCAAACATGTTAGAGAAATGGCAGGCATATTTTGGTAACCGCATAAGATTATTAAATGTATACGGTCCAAGTGAAACCACTGTAACTGTGACGGCTTTTGAATGTCAGGATTTTGATACATCAAAAGGAAAAGTCCCTATTGGGAAACCCTTTAATAATGTTAAGTGCTATGTGCTTGATGAGAATAAGTGCCAGTGTCCGATCGGAGTGGTAGGGGAATTATATATCGAAGGCCCATTTGTGGCTAAGGGATACCTGAACAGAGATAAACTAACCCGGGAAAGGTTTTGTGAGCATTCATTTCCAGGGAAAGAAAAAACGGTGCTTTATAAATCAGGAGATATTGTAAAATATTTGCCGGATGGCAACATATTATTTGTTGGAAGAAATGATAATCAGGTCAAAATCCGTGGATTCAGAATAGAACTGGGCGAAATTGAATCCGTATTAATGCGTTACGAGGAGATAAGAGAGGCGGTTGTGATAGTACGTGAAGATGTACACCGCGATAAGAAAATTGCCGCATATGTGGTCCCGGAAGGTAATGACCTGGATGTCTTAAATTTAAAAGCTTCTTTGAGGAACGATCTTGCAGCACATATGATCCCATCCGCAATTGTTGTTATGAATGAACTTCCACTCACAAATAATGGTAAGATCAATCGGAAGATATTACCAGTGCCGGAACGTAAGGATATGACCGAAAATTCTGAGATCATTAGTCCTGAAAGTGATCTGCAGGAGGACCTGGCGTCTATCTGGAAAGATATTTTAAGTGTTTCTCCGATCAGCATTAATGACAATTTCTTCGAAATTGGTGGAGATTCATTGCTTGCTGTTCAGCTCATTGACAGAATAAGGTCAAAGATGGAGATCGAGCTGCCGCTTGCAGTATTATTTATTGCGCCTACCATCAGAAAGCTGGCCGGGGTTATAGAGGCTGATTATGATGAGCGGAAGATAACTTCCGGAGAACCTTTGGTGCCGATTAATGTGAAAGGAGATGAAATTCCATTTTTTTGTATTCACGGCCACCTTGGAAATGTTCTAAACTTTGTGACCCTGTCCAGGGTACTGGGAGAGAATCAACCCTTTTATGGTTTGCAGGCAATAGGTATTGAAGGAACCGAAAAACCGAAGACTGATATAGTAGAAATAGCATCACGGTTCCTGGAGGAAATAAAAACAGTGCAACCAGAAGGCCCTTATATGATTGGAGGGTATTGCTTTGGTTCTCTGATAGCCATCGAACTATCTAATCAACTACGACAACAAGGTGATGAAATATCTGAACTGATTTTTCTTGATCCTCAGCCTGATCTATATCCCGGGCTGCTGTCTGAAAAATTCATCAACAAGTTCAAAGATTTTCACAGAGGCCAGTATAGAGAGCTGCATAAAATAAATATTGCGAGTCAATCGATTTTCAAGTCGGCATCGTACTTACTTGATAAAGTGAGAAACCGAATAACTAAATGGTGGATCAATTCCAGTTTAATTTTCTTTGATTTTATTTCGAGAAAAATTGGCTGGCCGATTCCGGGTATATACCGAAATGTTGAGTTCACGAATAACCTGGCATTAAAAAAATATGTGCTAAACGAGCCGTGGGATGGAGATCTTCATTTGATCTTGTCAAAACCGGCTTACTTAAACTATCAGATCGATCCGGCATCTGACTGGAAGGCACTGGCAACCGGAGAGGTCAAAAAATATTATATACATGATACAGCCTCCGTGGCCGGTGGAGATATGTTTAAGATACCCTATGTATTTGAAACCGGTGAACACATTCACAGGTGTCTCAATCGACAGGAATAG
- a CDS encoding 4'-phosphopantetheinyl transferase superfamily protein — translation MLIVTQTKMTLSKKDVHIWISDLNSETSDPSAYKCLLSPAEVQKAQNLRFSEDRNRYLWGRIQLRQLLGFYLDREPDSIRLSSTPYGKPYLTRKEGIHFNISHSGDLLIIGLSAGDPIGVDVEKLNRNVDVDSVSRNYYSESEFRTIMDADYDDKRNLFFKIWTRKESLIKGIGKGLGISLQSFSVDQEDPKVKWDMPANETGSDWYVSDLDVKSGYRAAFATPKQDFSLSCFSMNN, via the coding sequence ATGCTGATCGTTACTCAAACTAAGATGACCCTGAGTAAGAAAGATGTTCACATCTGGATCTCTGATCTGAACAGTGAAACTTCAGATCCATCTGCCTACAAATGCTTGCTGAGTCCTGCAGAAGTCCAAAAAGCTCAAAACCTGCGATTCAGTGAAGATCGAAACCGGTATTTATGGGGGCGTATTCAGTTAAGACAATTACTTGGGTTCTATCTGGACAGGGAACCGGATAGTATACGCTTGAGCAGTACTCCTTATGGAAAGCCTTATTTAACCAGAAAAGAAGGAATACATTTTAATATCAGTCATTCTGGTGATCTTCTGATCATTGGACTTTCAGCCGGTGACCCGATCGGAGTGGATGTTGAGAAGCTTAACCGAAACGTTGATGTAGACAGTGTGAGTAGAAACTATTACTCTGAATCAGAATTCAGAACGATTATGGATGCTGACTATGATGATAAGAGAAATCTCTTTTTTAAAATATGGACCCGCAAAGAATCCCTGATCAAAGGGATCGGAAAAGGTCTGGGAATCTCTCTTCAGAGTTTCAGTGTGGATCAGGAGGACCCTAAAGTCAAATGGGATATGCCTGCCAATGAAACCGGATCGGATTGGTATGTAAGTGACCTTGATGTGAAGTCTGGATACAGAGCAGCATTTGCTACTCCAAAACAGGATTTCAGCCTCAGCTGCTTTTCAATGAATAATTAA
- a CDS encoding 3-hydroxyacyl-CoA dehydrogenase NAD-binding domain-containing protein: MSILNIEQHDSVAILTLDLPGEKVNKLTEELMGEFSDFLDKLESDPALLGAVLISGKTDNFIAGADIQMFQERETAEEITELSQGGHRILNRIADLSKPVVVAIHGSCMGGGLELSLACHYRIASKHSKTVFSLPEVKLGLLPGTGGTQRLPRRIGIQKALTYMLTGKNMYARQAFKYGLIDELTHKDALKEAGIKAVNKISDGNYSSPDKRSLIEKILEGNPLGRKIIFSQALKKTLGQTKGNYPAPPKIIEAVKYGYKNGLESGLEYESELFGELGASSESRALVNLFFGMNQAKKIEDEDKIRDIHTIGVLGAGLMGSGIADVSINKGNYSVLLKDQSIERAADGLRSIWKGLESKRKKRIIGSFERDQVFSRVTGVETYDHFRKADLVVEAVFEDLHIKQEVMKETEANTPDHCIFASNTSSLPISDIAAASSRPDQVIGMHYFSPVQKMPLLEIIVTDQTADWVTATAWKVGIRQGKTVIVVKDGPGFYTTRILAPYMSEALTILNEGATIPFLDKIMKSFGYPVGPMALLDEVGIDVGAHVGETMSPVFEQRGAKPDNKAKELLDHGFEGRKNKKGLYRYGEGKKKEPNSDVYEYFGGSQRKDPDSEESQWRMALMMMNEAAWCLQEGILKNPTDGDLGAILGLGFPPFTGGPFRYMDHLGLQSVLLRLELLEKKFGARFKPAPIIKEMADANRKFYSD; this comes from the coding sequence ATGAGTATTCTTAATATTGAACAACACGACTCTGTTGCCATTCTAACGCTTGATCTCCCTGGAGAAAAGGTGAATAAACTTACCGAAGAACTGATGGGAGAGTTCAGTGACTTCCTGGACAAACTGGAATCTGACCCTGCCCTACTTGGAGCCGTTCTGATCTCCGGTAAAACAGATAATTTTATCGCCGGTGCAGATATACAGATGTTTCAGGAAAGAGAGACTGCAGAGGAGATCACGGAACTTTCACAGGGCGGTCACCGGATACTGAATCGTATTGCGGATCTGTCTAAACCGGTAGTAGTGGCTATTCATGGAAGTTGTATGGGGGGTGGACTTGAACTCTCGCTGGCCTGTCATTACCGTATAGCTTCAAAACATTCGAAGACCGTATTTTCATTACCTGAAGTAAAACTGGGACTTCTTCCCGGTACCGGAGGTACGCAACGACTTCCCCGGAGAATAGGGATACAAAAAGCACTTACCTATATGCTGACCGGAAAGAATATGTATGCCCGTCAGGCTTTTAAGTATGGTTTGATTGATGAGCTTACCCACAAAGACGCCCTTAAAGAAGCGGGAATTAAAGCAGTAAATAAAATCTCAGATGGCAATTACAGCTCTCCCGATAAAAGGTCGCTGATAGAAAAAATATTAGAGGGGAATCCTCTGGGGAGAAAAATCATCTTTTCTCAGGCATTGAAAAAAACTCTTGGGCAAACTAAAGGAAATTACCCGGCACCGCCGAAGATCATTGAAGCGGTTAAATACGGCTATAAAAATGGCTTGGAAAGTGGGCTTGAGTACGAGTCTGAATTATTTGGAGAACTTGGGGCCTCTTCTGAATCACGTGCGCTGGTAAATCTCTTTTTTGGTATGAATCAGGCAAAGAAGATCGAGGATGAAGATAAGATCAGAGATATTCACACCATTGGTGTTTTGGGAGCCGGACTGATGGGCTCCGGAATTGCAGATGTAAGTATAAACAAAGGTAATTACTCTGTTTTGCTTAAAGATCAGAGTATTGAAAGAGCTGCCGATGGTCTGCGATCGATCTGGAAAGGTCTTGAATCAAAAAGAAAGAAAAGGATCATAGGAAGTTTCGAACGAGATCAGGTATTTAGCAGAGTGACCGGTGTTGAGACTTATGATCACTTCCGAAAAGCCGACCTGGTGGTTGAAGCAGTATTCGAAGACCTGCATATCAAGCAAGAAGTGATGAAAGAGACCGAAGCCAATACCCCGGATCATTGTATATTTGCATCTAATACTTCTTCTCTTCCCATTTCTGATATTGCCGCGGCTTCTTCAAGACCGGACCAGGTCATCGGTATGCACTATTTCTCCCCGGTCCAAAAAATGCCCTTGCTGGAGATCATTGTTACTGATCAAACTGCTGACTGGGTAACCGCGACAGCCTGGAAGGTGGGTATCAGGCAAGGAAAGACCGTGATCGTGGTCAAAGACGGACCCGGATTTTACACAACCCGTATCCTCGCTCCGTATATGAGTGAGGCTCTTACCATCCTTAATGAGGGTGCCACTATCCCGTTCCTGGATAAGATCATGAAATCCTTTGGATATCCGGTAGGTCCTATGGCTCTGCTTGATGAGGTAGGCATTGATGTAGGTGCTCATGTAGGAGAGACTATGAGTCCTGTTTTTGAACAAAGAGGTGCTAAGCCGGACAATAAGGCAAAAGAGTTATTAGATCATGGCTTTGAAGGAAGAAAAAACAAAAAGGGCCTGTATCGTTACGGCGAAGGAAAGAAAAAGGAACCCAATTCGGATGTTTATGAATATTTTGGCGGTTCACAAAGAAAAGACCCGGATTCAGAAGAATCACAATGGAGAATGGCACTCATGATGATGAATGAGGCGGCCTGGTGCCTGCAGGAAGGGATCCTGAAAAATCCAACGGATGGGGACCTGGGCGCAATTCTGGGGCTCGGTTTCCCGCCCTTTACCGGCGGGCCGTTCCGGTATATGGATCACCTGGGACTGCAAAGCGTGCTTTTACGCCTTGAACTATTGGAAAAGAAGTTCGGGGCTCGTTTTAAACCTGCACCGATCATAAAAGAGATGGCTGACGCGAACAGGAAGTTTTATAGTGATTAA
- a CDS encoding amino acid adenylation domain-containing protein, whose translation MKVKDPSPLTFTQESLWFLDRLKIGNNSNYLSAVYTIRGDLDPKLFQQSLQYVYLRHEVLRTVFMRDNDNLFQVLSDEADVDLSYNDLRDVKDSYSVFQSTCLSKLNEYMDLEKGPLFMGIFFSFDENVHRLFIKAHQIIIDEFSFGILMKELLAVYGKLVKEEDPDLPDLKLSYYDYAHSMHSEEYRDLLDEDLEFWKKELIEAPTETEFPTDRSRSAMPEYNGARHEFLLGKQTTKRLKLLAEREEVTLLSVFISLYCTFVYRYSGDEDVVLGVPVSLRKDKELLKLIGMFENMIPVRNKLSGEMSFSDFLNRSNTVLQSSLEHSEVPFNKLVTELAVDRNHSANPVFQHCVDYRPDHVFSDSSGDITIHEEGFYSTTSNFDLSWQFREFDDDIRILVEYRAELFDEETITNMGRNFIRLAEDVTVNPKNSLCELTLVSDEEINLLDTWNSTEYDYKIDRSFQQWLTDIALNDPDQIALVFEGGAYTFQELHERIDAVAAYLQSEKIGKNDIVGIYTGRNRKMIIGILGIMKAGAAYLPLDPKYPTDRKKFMVRDTGCKLILTEEMYRDDVSNYEVDFLSMDSEWEKIKSIDTGFIMPEVDAEDLAYIIYTSGSTGSPKGVMATYGNLLHYSAMAIDEYGLTAGDTVLQFGTMNFDVFIEEIFPPYLTGACIVLRNESCALGGEAFWSYIEQHKITYLTLPTAFWQTLCSQANEAHVKMSSSVRILIIGGEAMSNTMLERWQYLFGSRIRLVNTYGPSETTVVVTAFDCEDYDTSQGQVPIGTPLKNIKCYILDAYLNRCPIGAKGELYIHGPQVSKGYLNRPDLTKNRFIEDPFTDDEQSKLYKTGDIVKHLRDGNIVFIGRNDFQVKLRGLRIELGEIESAMNRQYGIKEAIAIVREDIPGEKRIVAYVVPENLKEPLIDIRPALRKELAGYMIPSAFVTLEKLPLTSNGKIDRNSLPAPERHDMTHQSEIILPATELEKKILKIWERVLNMSPISMEDNFFDIGGHSLIAVKLFDELRSELGIELPLAALFEAPNIRQLSSYIKEDQDRFMTVSASPLVEINGSGDKSPFFCVHGHFGNVLNFATLSRELGKDQPFYGLQGIGFAGVETPLTRIEEIADRYVKEIKSVQKDGPYSIGGYCFGTLVALEVASRLLETGDEVEKLVMFDPQPNLYPELLNPEVIERFEKFQASQRLANYKKEMVRKSTMELLGYFMARVKSRLVSFLMKRGLKLYDVIFRITGITMPAILRDVEFTNHIAMNRYVVKGPWEGDLDLILSRQVAQEYSKNLESDWSDLAKGSVRIHFVDDNGVIAGGEMFKKPYVSKTAENLSRVLDSDGYNTEKYDSGSVVKRDHRGGG comes from the coding sequence ATGAAGGTCAAGGATCCTTCACCACTTACTTTTACACAGGAATCTCTTTGGTTTCTGGATAGACTTAAAATTGGGAATAACTCCAATTATTTGAGTGCAGTCTATACTATACGTGGAGATCTGGACCCAAAATTATTCCAGCAAAGTCTGCAGTACGTTTATCTTCGCCATGAAGTGCTAAGGACGGTTTTTATGCGGGATAATGATAATTTATTTCAGGTACTCTCGGATGAGGCTGATGTGGATCTTTCATATAATGACCTGAGGGATGTAAAGGACTCATACTCGGTTTTTCAAAGTACCTGCCTTTCTAAGTTGAATGAATATATGGACCTGGAGAAGGGACCTCTATTTATGGGCATCTTCTTCAGCTTTGATGAAAATGTTCATCGGTTGTTTATTAAAGCTCATCAAATAATTATTGATGAGTTCTCATTCGGGATCCTTATGAAAGAGTTATTAGCCGTTTACGGGAAATTGGTTAAAGAGGAAGACCCGGATTTACCTGATTTAAAGCTCTCGTATTATGATTATGCCCATTCTATGCACTCTGAAGAGTACCGGGATTTATTAGATGAGGATCTTGAATTCTGGAAAAAAGAGCTAATAGAGGCACCAACTGAAACAGAATTTCCAACCGACCGCTCCCGGTCTGCCATGCCAGAATACAATGGGGCCAGGCATGAATTTCTATTGGGTAAACAAACCACAAAGAGATTGAAGTTACTGGCAGAAAGGGAAGAGGTGACCTTGTTGTCAGTTTTTATTTCACTTTATTGCACCTTTGTATACCGATACAGTGGTGATGAGGATGTGGTATTGGGTGTCCCTGTTTCTCTTCGGAAGGATAAAGAACTTTTGAAGTTAATCGGAATGTTCGAAAATATGATACCGGTCAGGAATAAATTATCGGGAGAAATGAGTTTTTCTGATTTCCTGAATAGAAGCAATACGGTTCTGCAGAGTAGTCTCGAGCACTCTGAAGTTCCATTTAATAAGCTGGTCACAGAGTTGGCGGTCGATCGCAATCATTCTGCCAATCCGGTTTTTCAGCATTGTGTGGATTATCGACCCGACCATGTATTCAGTGATTCATCAGGTGACATAACGATCCATGAAGAAGGTTTCTATAGTACGACTTCAAATTTCGACCTCTCATGGCAGTTTCGTGAGTTTGATGACGATATAAGGATATTGGTTGAATACCGTGCTGAACTATTTGATGAAGAAACGATCACAAATATGGGCAGGAATTTTATCAGGCTGGCAGAAGATGTCACTGTTAATCCGAAAAATTCTCTTTGTGAGCTGACATTGGTTAGTGATGAAGAAATAAACCTACTCGATACGTGGAATTCTACCGAATACGATTACAAGATTGATCGCAGTTTTCAGCAGTGGTTGACGGATATTGCTCTTAATGACCCTGACCAAATTGCACTGGTCTTTGAAGGGGGAGCGTACACTTTCCAGGAGTTACATGAAAGAATAGATGCAGTAGCAGCATACTTGCAGTCTGAAAAGATAGGCAAGAATGATATTGTGGGCATATATACCGGTCGAAACCGTAAGATGATCATAGGTATATTAGGGATTATGAAAGCAGGAGCGGCTTACCTTCCTCTTGATCCCAAATATCCAACTGACAGAAAAAAATTCATGGTGAGAGATACGGGATGCAAGCTGATCTTGACAGAAGAAATGTACCGGGATGATGTAAGTAATTATGAAGTGGATTTTTTATCCATGGACAGTGAATGGGAGAAGATAAAGAGTATTGATACCGGCTTTATCATGCCGGAAGTTGATGCCGAAGATCTGGCCTACATAATATATACCTCGGGCTCAACTGGTTCCCCAAAAGGAGTAATGGCTACCTATGGAAACCTGCTTCATTATTCCGCTATGGCTATTGATGAGTACGGGCTAACTGCTGGCGATACAGTTTTGCAGTTTGGGACCATGAATTTTGATGTATTTATTGAAGAAATTTTCCCTCCTTATTTGACAGGAGCCTGTATCGTTCTAAGGAATGAGTCCTGTGCCTTGGGTGGAGAAGCATTTTGGTCATATATAGAACAACACAAGATAACTTACTTAACCCTCCCTACTGCTTTCTGGCAAACCTTATGTTCTCAGGCAAATGAGGCTCACGTAAAGATGAGTTCGTCAGTCAGGATCCTGATCATTGGCGGAGAGGCTATGTCTAACACTATGCTGGAGCGTTGGCAGTATTTATTTGGGAGCAGGATTCGCCTGGTAAACACGTATGGTCCGAGTGAGACTACAGTGGTTGTCACTGCATTTGACTGTGAAGATTATGATACTTCACAGGGACAAGTACCAATCGGCACACCACTTAAAAATATTAAATGTTACATACTTGATGCGTATCTGAATCGCTGTCCGATTGGCGCTAAAGGCGAACTTTATATTCATGGGCCACAGGTGTCAAAAGGTTATCTCAACCGGCCGGATCTGACCAAAAATAGATTTATAGAGGATCCTTTTACTGATGATGAACAGAGTAAGCTTTATAAGACAGGGGATATAGTTAAACACCTCAGGGATGGGAATATCGTATTTATTGGACGAAATGATTTTCAGGTAAAACTCAGGGGATTGAGAATTGAGCTGGGAGAAATTGAAAGTGCAATGAACCGCCAATATGGGATTAAAGAAGCTATTGCGATCGTTAGAGAAGATATACCCGGTGAGAAGAGGATCGTTGCCTATGTAGTGCCCGAGAATTTAAAAGAGCCCCTTATTGATATCCGGCCGGCTTTAAGAAAAGAATTAGCCGGATACATGATTCCCTCAGCTTTCGTAACCCTGGAAAAACTTCCCCTCACTTCGAATGGAAAGATTGACCGGAATAGTCTGCCTGCTCCCGAACGTCATGATATGACCCACCAGTCAGAAATCATTCTGCCTGCAACCGAACTGGAAAAGAAGATCCTTAAGATCTGGGAAAGAGTTCTGAATATGTCCCCGATCAGTATGGAAGATAATTTTTTTGATATTGGTGGGCACTCTCTCATTGCCGTTAAATTATTTGATGAGCTAAGGAGCGAATTAGGAATTGAATTACCACTGGCAGCTCTATTTGAAGCTCCAAATATCAGACAATTATCTTCATATATAAAAGAAGACCAGGATAGGTTTATGACCGTTTCTGCATCTCCATTGGTGGAGATTAATGGTTCCGGTGATAAGAGCCCATTCTTTTGCGTTCACGGGCATTTCGGTAATGTGTTGAACTTTGCAACTTTGTCGAGAGAATTGGGGAAAGACCAGCCTTTTTATGGGCTTCAGGGAATTGGTTTTGCAGGAGTTGAAACACCGCTGACACGTATCGAGGAGATCGCTGATAGATATGTAAAAGAGATAAAGTCTGTGCAGAAGGATGGCCCCTACTCAATCGGCGGATATTGCTTTGGTACCCTGGTAGCTCTTGAAGTAGCAAGCAGATTATTGGAAACAGGAGACGAAGTTGAAAAACTTGTGATGTTCGATCCTCAGCCAAACCTTTACCCGGAACTTCTGAATCCGGAAGTAATAGAGCGGTTTGAAAAATTTCAGGCATCTCAGAGACTCGCAAATTATAAAAAAGAAATGGTCCGTAAATCAACCATGGAATTACTTGGTTATTTTATGGCCAGAGTAAAAAGCCGGCTAGTCTCATTTCTTATGAAAAGAGGCTTGAAACTATATGATGTGATATTCCGGATCACAGGTATCACCATGCCTGCTATCTTAAGGGATGTCGAATTTACTAATCACATCGCGATGAACAGATATGTGGTTAAGGGGCCCTGGGAAGGAGATCTGGACCTCATTTTGTCAAGACAAGTTGCTCAGGAATACTCAAAGAATTTGGAATCGGACTGGAGTGATCTCGCTAAAGGCTCTGTAAGAATCCACTTTGTGGATGATAATGGAGTTATTGCAGGGGGTGAAATGTTTAAGAAACCTTATGTAAGTAAGACTGCTGAGAATCTTAGCAGGGTATTGGATAGTGACGGCTACAATACTGAAAAGTATGACTCAGGTAGTGTTGTTAAAAGAGATCACAGAGGGGGTGGTTAG